The DNA window AACAGACCGGCCCCCAGCAGTGCCAGCGAACCAGGCTCGGGGACATAAAAACCGATATCCGTATTTAACGCGGTCGAGCGGCAGGCTGTTCCTGCTGCGCAGGGGGGAGCATTATTAACCAATGCGACCGGATAATTACCGTTCCCGCCAACCATGGGAATCAAATTCGGCGTGAGATTGGTATTGAGATCCCAGTTGATCGCTGCATCAGCCAGATTGTTGACTTGCGCATGCTTCCAGATATCGTAAAAGGACGTCAGGCCATTCTTTGGAACCTGGAAGTTAAAAAGATCCTCGATAAACGAATCGACAGGTAGAAGTTCATACCACGTGTAATCGACATAACCGAGCAGATCCAGGTTAGCAATCTCGGCCCCTCCATTTGTCAGCTTCATTTCAAGAACTTGCTGATTATTTCTTGAATTCAGAGGAGACGCAGCACTGGGTGCATCGATGAAGATTTTAAGAATGCCGTCTGTAAAGGTCGGGATTAAGCCCTCATTGGCCAGAAATTCCTGCCCTAAAGTCACGGTCGTCATGTCGATTGGACTGGAAACAGAAGCAGTAGAATAGCCATTGATTTGATAATCGAATCGGAAAAACCAATTCGCCCCGTAGCCCTCAAGGCTGTCCGAGCTTTGTTGTAACTGCGAGCCGCCGACATCCAGGTTTCCCATCCAGGGCAATCGCATCAACGCATTAGCGCATACTGTTAGACAATCCGTACTGCGGCCCCAATGATTTGAGTCTTTAGAATCTTGGGGAGATCTCGCCGATGTGCGACTTGAGTGTGGAGCGATCGATTGCGCACCATTTTGCCCCGCTGGACGAGCCGCGCAGCGCGATCCAACGACGGCACCTCTTAAGTGAGATGATCGTGATCACCATCGCGGCGTCCTTCAGTGGCGCCGACGGTTGGGTGGGTGTCGAGACGTTCGGACAGGCCAAGGAGGCGTGGCTGCGCACGTTTCTGAAACTGCCCGCGGGCATTCCGTCGCACGACACCTTCGGGCGGGTGTTTGCGCTCATCGATCCCGCACAGTTTGCCGCCTGCTTTCGCCAATGGAGCGCGTCGGTGGCCGAACTGATCCCCGAAGAGATCATTGCCGTCGATGGCAAGACCCTGCGCCGCTCCCACAGCCGCGGCAAGGGCTTGGCGGCGTTGCACCTGGTCAGTGCCTGGGCGACGGCCAATCGGGTGGTGCTCGGACAGGTCGCCACCGACGCCAAATCCAATGAGATCACGGCCATTCCACGTCTGCTGGAGTGGCTGAAGCTGGAGGGCTGCATCGTCACCATCGACGCCATGGGCTGCCAGACCAAGATTGCCGCGCAGATCATCCACCAGGGAGGGGACTATGTGCTCGCGCTCAAAGGCAACCAGGAAACGCTGGCCGCCGAGGTCGAGGAGGCGTTCATCGACGCCGACGCCAGAGGCTACGCCGGTGTCGATTCGGCATTCCTCGAAACCGTCGAGCGAGGGCATGGTCGTCTCGAAACCCGTCGCTACCAAACCTTGGGCGATCTTTCCGGCGTGCCGCACAGCGCCTCGTGGGAGGCAATGAACATGATCGGCATGGTTGAATCGCGCCGTGAGGTCGCCGGCAAGGTCTCGGTCGAGACCCGCTATTTCATTGGCAGCATCGGCACCAGCGCCGCGCGCTTTGCCCACGCAGTACGCGGTCACTGGGGCATCGAAAACGGGTTGCATTGGAATCTCGATATCGCCTTTCGTGAGGATGAGTGCCGTGTCCGCGATCCGGTGGCGCGCGAGAATCTTGCCGTCCTGCGTCACCTCGCCCTCTCGCGCCTCAAGAATGACGGCACCAAGCTCGGCATCCAGAACAAACGCTTGAAAGCCGGTTGGGACGAGTCCTACCTGTCGAAATTGCTCTTCGAGTCGCCTCAGAGGAAGGGCGACGCTGATACATCGGTACCCGCTAATGTTAGCAGCGCTTGATGCGATTGCCCTGGTTTCCCATCCTGACCGAGCCTGTATCTGTAAAATCCAGGATTTCGCCGTTGTTAATGATGTTGTCGATACCGCCAGCGCGTTCGGTATAGACCGAGGTCGCGGTAAAATTCAGATTAAGCCGCCTGAATGAATCGGTGATGTTGTTGGGGTCGCCGAAAAAAACAGCCGGCAAAAGTAGGTTTAATGGACCATCGATATCTTGCCCAACATCGAGGTAAATCAGCTCCCCTGCTTGGGCGGTGCTAAAGACGACCGGGCCCGCCAACAGAGACACGGCAAGCGCATACTTGATTTTCGTGTTCATGATCGTTGTCTATATCGCCTGTGGTTGTTAGTGGTTAGGGATCATTTTCTCTTCAAATAGAAAGCAAATAACACGCCATTATCTTATCTTTTTGTTTTTTAAGAGATTTTTTTTTCAGGCGAATCCGTTAGGAAGTTAAGTGTAAAAATTTCCGACACTACGACGGGGCGAATCGGCGTGGAGTCGGGTTTGCTCATCCCTGAAAGCCGCGATAATTGTCCATGTTCGTCTCCTTGGCTCAAATCAATGCGGCGGATCGTTCTTGCGCTAGTCGCTGACGCACCGCGCGATAGGCAATCCACCTTTTGATGGTCTGTAGGGGGCCGCGGTTTCCCCAGCGCAGTCTGCCGCGGATGTAGCGGCCGCGATAGGCATCGAAGATCTGGTACCAGGGCGCTGCATGGACCGGCGAGCGGCCGAGCAGGATCTTCAACGCCTCGATTCCGACAATCCCGGCGCAGAGCTGGCAGGCCATCCCCGTCGAGGGTCCAGATCGACCGGCCAGATTGAGCCGACCCGGTTCGACCAGATATCCGCGATGGAGTGCGGTCGGAGTCAAACCGAGTAAAAAATTGACATACTGTCGCTCGACAGGCTGGCCGTCCAGGCGGAAATATTGCTCGAAACTCATCCCGCCCGGCAGAAAAATCAGATAGGGCGCACCCATGCCGATCGGTCCGGCGGTAATTGCCGGAATGCCAAGCGCATGACAGCGACCGAACGCCAGAGAGCGGATGTCCGGCGCGAAAAAATCCAGCCCATCGACAAATAAATCCACGTCTCGAAGAAAATCATCAAGGTTATCGGTATTTAAGCCTGTCGGAAACATCCGCAGATCGAGTTCCGGGTTGATCTCAAGCGCCTGACGAAAAAGAACTTCTACCTTTTGCTGGCCAAGCGTCGCAGTGGTCGCTCCGACCTGTCGGTTAAAATTAGCGAGTTCGAAGGTATCCAAATCGGCGATGTAAAATTTTCCGACACCTAGCCGTGTCAGGGTCAGGAGATGTGCTCCGCCAACGCCGCCCATACCGGCAATGGCCACCCGTTTGCCGCGCAGAATCTGCTGC is part of the Thiocystis violascens DSM 198 genome and encodes:
- a CDS encoding ISAs1 family transposase; its protein translation is MCDLSVERSIAHHFAPLDEPRSAIQRRHLLSEMIVITIAASFSGADGWVGVETFGQAKEAWLRTFLKLPAGIPSHDTFGRVFALIDPAQFAACFRQWSASVAELIPEEIIAVDGKTLRRSHSRGKGLAALHLVSAWATANRVVLGQVATDAKSNEITAIPRLLEWLKLEGCIVTIDAMGCQTKIAAQIIHQGGDYVLALKGNQETLAAEVEEAFIDADARGYAGVDSAFLETVERGHGRLETRRYQTLGDLSGVPHSASWEAMNMIGMVESRREVAGKVSVETRYFIGSIGTSAARFAHAVRGHWGIENGLHWNLDIAFREDECRVRDPVARENLAVLRHLALSRLKNDGTKLGIQNKRLKAGWDESYLSKLLFESPQRKGDADTSVPANVSSA
- a CDS encoding ThiF family adenylyltransferase produces the protein MTANFNYTEAFSRNIGWITDAEQQILRGKRVAIAGMGGVGGAHLLTLTRLGVGKFYIADLDTFELANFNRQVGATTATLGQQKVEVLFRQALEINPELDLRMFPTGLNTDNLDDFLRDVDLFVDGLDFFAPDIRSLAFGRCHALGIPAITAGPIGMGAPYLIFLPGGMSFEQYFRLDGQPVERQYVNFLLGLTPTALHRGYLVEPGRLNLAGRSGPSTGMACQLCAGIVGIEALKILLGRSPVHAAPWYQIFDAYRGRYIRGRLRWGNRGPLQTIKRWIAYRAVRQRLAQERSAALI
- a CDS encoding PEP-CTERM sorting domain-containing protein, coding for MGNLDVGGSQLQQSSDSLEGYGANWFFRFDYQINGYSTASVSSPIDMTTVTLGQEFLANEGLIPTFTDGILKIFIDAPSAASPLNSRNNQQVLEMKLTNGGAEIANLDLLGYVDYTWYELLPVDSFIEDLFNFQVPKNGLTSFYDIWKHAQVNNLADAAINWDLNTNLTPNLIPMVGGNGNYPVALVNNAPPCAAGTACRSTALNTDIGFYVPEPGSLALLGAGLFGFGGMKRAASRRRQQP